TGCACCACGAACTCGCCGGAGAGCCGGACCGTGGCGGTCGCGCCGCCCTCCAGGCCGTCGTTGTTCTGCAGCTCAACGCGGATGTCGTGGCGGCGGGACAGCTGGCCGACCACGAACAGACCCATCCGGCGGGACACCGCGACGTCGATCTCCGGCGGCCGGGTGAGCCGCTCGTTGATGTCGTCGATCTCCTCGGCGTCGATGCCCACACCGCGGTCGCGGATCTCGATGACGAGTTCCTGCCTGCGGTAGGCGGCGCGGACGGTGACCTCGGTGTCCGGGTTGGAGAACACCGTGGCGTTCTCCAGCAGCTCAGCGACCAGGTGCACGAAGTCGTTGACCACGCGGCCCTGGATGGCCAGGTCCAGCGTGTCCACCACGGCGATCCGGGCGTACTGCTCGACCTCGGACACCGCGGCGCCGAGGACCTCGTTGAGCGGCACCGGGCGCATCATCCGGCGGGTGAGGTCGGTGCCGCCGAGGATCAGCAGGTTCTCGTTGTTCCGCCGCATGCGGGTGGCCAGGTGGTCCAGCTCGAACAGGCTGCTCAGCTGGTCCGGGTCCTGCTCGTCCTGCTCCAGCCGGTCGATCAGCGAGAGCTGGCGCTGCACCAGCGTCTGGCTGCGGCGGGCGAGGTTGACGAACAGGTCGTTGATGTTGTTCCGCAGCAGCGCCTGCTCGGAGGCCAGTCGCAGCGCCTGCTGGTTGACCGTGTCGAAGGTGCGGGCGACCTGCCCGATCTCCTCGTTGGTGTGCACCGGGACCGGCGGCACGGTGACCTGGCTGGCCGTGCTCGGGTTCTCGTTCACCCGGCTGATCGCGTCCGGCAGGCTCTGCTGGGCGATCTCCAGCGCGCTGTAGCGCAGGGTGCGCAGCGGGCGCAGCATCGAGCGGGCGATGAACGCCGCCACGCCGAAGGCGACCACCAGCAGCAGCGCCAGCAGGGCGGAGTCGCGGATCAGCGCCCACCACGCGGAGTCGGCCAGCTCGGTGGCGTCCTCGTGGAAGTCGGTCAGCACCGACTCCTCGACCGAGCGCACCAGGTCGGTCCGCTCGCCGGCGGCGCCGCCCCAGGCCTGCGCGGGGACGCCCAGCGAGGCGGACTGGTCGCGTTCCGCGGTGATCAGCGCGGTCTGCTCGATCTGCTCGGTGGTGTCGACCGCGGCACCGGCGACGCGGGCCGCGTAGAGGGCCTGCTGCTCGGAGTTCGCGGAGTTGAGGAACTCGCTGTAGGCGGCCTCGAACCGGGCGTCGGCGGCGCGCATCGCCTCGGTCTGGCCGGTGAGGAACCGATCGCGCAGCGCGGCGCTGAGCAGGATCGAGCGCTGCTGGGCGAGCTGCTCCTTGGCCCGGCCCAGCGCCTCGGAGGCTCGTGCGGTCTGGCTGACCTGCGTGTTCACCGCGGCCGTGGCGACCGTGCGGTTGATCTGCAGCAGGTTGTCGACGACCGAGTTGTAGACGACCAGCGTTTGCGGGCTGGTGAAGTTCGCGTTGATGGTGCCGCGCAGGGCGCCGAGGCTGCCGACGCGGTGCATCGCGCTCTCGTACGACTCGCGAACTTCTGGCGAGAATTCGCCAACGCGGTCCTCGAAACCGCTCAGCGTCGAGACGGCCGCGTCGACCTTGCGGCTCTGCGCCGCGTAGTCGTCGGCCGCCTTCTGTCCGCCGGCGGTGCCCTTGACGGTGGTGAACACGACCGCGAAGTCGCGCTCGCGCTGGAGCTCGTGGGTGAGGTCGGCGGCCTGCTGAGCGAGTTCGACCTGCTCGACGATGGTGCTCAGCCGGGTCTGGGTGGTCAGGCCGTCGTAAACGCGGATGCCACCGACCGCCAGTGCGGCCAACGTCGGCACGAGCAGGACGGCGGCCATCTTGTACCGGAGGCGCCAGTTGCGCAGCCACCAGTTCTTGGTGCGGGTGGCTCCCGGGGGCGCATCGGCTCCGGTGTCGGGGTCGTTGTTGAGCATCCCTGTTTCCTGCGCTGCGGCGGACATGTGCGTCACCGCCACGGACGGCTACCTCTCCGCTCCGCGGCGGTGTTGATCATCGTGCTGGGAGTGCGCCCGCGAACCGGCGTCGCCACGCCGGGTACCCACGAGCGGGCCGACGATTCCCCGGCTCGCGCCGAGCAGCCGCAGACCCTGACTCTGTCAGCCGGGCTTGCCATCACACTCCCTGGTCACAACGTGCATCCCCCGAAGCAAGAGGCCAGTCACCTCGACGGGCGAGACTATACTTAACTGGGCGTCACAAGTCAGGCCCCCAACGCAGGCGTTCATCACACGGTCGAGTGGTATGAACAACATTTGGGCCAATAGTGTGACAACGAGCTAGTTACAGCTGGTTGTGGGCGTTTAGTGAAAGTTCTACAGTTCGGGTGCCCCGCCACCGCCACCGCACCGCCGGGGGCGCGCCGACTGCTCCTCACCCGCATCTGAGCAGCCGGTGATCATCGGTGCCGCCAACCGGACACAGCGCATCAAGGGGCATGCATGCGCTCGGTTGTCGTGCACCGGACAACCCGGCGCGGTTTTCGCACCATGTCGCACCCCGTATCCGAGGAGGAACACATGAGCCCCGTCCACCGCGCCCTCCCCCGCAGGAGCCTGCTGAAACTCGCAGGCGGAGCCGTCACCGCCGGTGCGCTGCTGGGTACGAGCGGCTGCGGACTCCTCGGCGGGTCGCAAGGGGACAGTGGTGGGAACGACCTGGTCGAGAAGCAGAACCTGCGGGTCGGCGCGCTGCCGATCAACGACCTGGCGCCGCTGCACCTGGCCGTGAAGAACGGCTACTTCCAGGAAGTCGGCCTCAACGTTGAGATCGTCAACGCCAACGACGGTAGCGCCGCGCTGGCCAGCACCATCGGCGGCGACTACGACATCACCTACAGCAGCTACGTGCCGTTCTTCACCGCTCAGGCCAGCGGAACCGCGCCGCTGCGGATCGTCGCCGACTGCGCCTCGGCCACGCCGAACAGCACGGTCATCATGACCTCGCCGAAGACCAGCATCCGCAAGCCGCAGGACCTGACGGACAAGAAGATCGCCATCAGCGGTCCGGGCACCATCACCGAGCTGCTGGTCAAGGCCACTCTGGACGCCCACGGCGTGGACTTCAGCAAGGCCGAGCTCACCCCGGTGCCGTTCATGAACATGCCCGCCGCGCTGGACCAGGGCCGCGTCGACGCCGCGATCGTCACCGAGCCCTTCCTCACCATGGCCGCCCGCAACGGTGCGATCCCGGTGGTCGACACCGCCACCGGCCCGCTGGAGGACCTGCCGCTGACCGGCTACGGCGCGACCGCGAAGTTCGTCGACGAGCACCCCAAGACCGTCGCCGCGTTCCAGAAGGTGATGGACCGCGCGGTCGCCGAGGCGCAGGACCGCAGCAAGATCGAGCCGCTGCTGCCGGAGTTCGCGAAGATCGACAAGGAGACGGCGGCGATCATCACGCTGCTGAAGTTCAACTCCCACGCCGACGCGACCCGCCTGCAGCGCGTGCCGCGCCTGATGAAGCAGTTCGGCTTCATCAACACCGACATCAACGTCGAAGAGATGATCGTCACCCCCAAGGCGTGAACCGACCGGCGGTGAGCGCGGAATCGCCGAGCGCGATTCCGCTCTCCCGCCCGCTCCGGTTCTCCTGGGGTTTCCCGGGAATTGGCACCGCGTTGCCATTCGCCGTTCAAGGTCCGCCCCGAGGGCCGCACCTCCCACCACGAATGCTGCAATTCGCGCACACCGACGAAAACCGCCGGGCGCACCACCACAGAGCTGATATCGGGAAATGACGAAAACACTCCGGGGACTGCTCGGGCTGCTGGGCTTCCTGCTCGTCTGGGAAGCCTTCAGCTGGTCCGGAACCGTTCCCCAGCAATACTTTCCGCCACCGTCCACAGTGCTCATGAGGCTCGCCGAGCTGCTCGGCGACCGGAACTTCCTGCTCGACGTGATCGCCAGCGTGCTGGCCTGGGCGATCTCACTGGGCATCGCCATCGCGATCGCCGTCCCGGCCGGACTGCTGCTGGGCAGCATCCGAAGCATCCGGGTGGCCACCCGCTCGATCATCGAGTTCCTCCGCCCGATCCCGTCGGTGGCGCTGATCCCGCTGGCGATCGTGCTGGTCGGCGCGGGGCCGGAGACCAAGATCACGCTCGCGGTCTACGCCGCGGTGTGGCCGATCCTGTTCAACACCATCTACGCGCTGGACGAGATCGACCCGGTCATGGTCGACACCGCCCGCTCCTTCGGCCTCGGCCGCGGTCGCGTGATGTTCACCGTGGCGCTGCCCAACGCGGCGCCGTTCGTGCTCACCGGCATCCGGATGTCCGCCGCGGTGGCGCTGATCCTGGTGGTCAGCACCGAGTTCCTGGCGGGCGGCAGCAGCGGGCTGGGCAACTTCGTGCTCGACGCCAGCTCCGGCGCGGGCCGGATGGACCTGGTCATGGCGGGCACGCTGGTCGCGGGCATCATCGGCTACCTGATCAACGAGGCGCTGGAACTGCTGCACAAGCGCGGCCTGCGCTGGAGCACGGTGGATCGGGAGGCAGCGTGAGCAAGCTTCAGGGATTCCTGCGCCGCTGGCTGGTCTTCATCATCGCGATCGTGTTGTGGGAGCTGGCGACGCGCTTCGCGCAGAACCCGTTCTTCCCGCCGCCGACGCGGATCCTGGAAGCCGCCGGTGAGAAGTGGTTCAGCGGCCCGGCTTCCTCGCTGTTCCTGACCGACGAGGTCTTCAGCGACCTGCTCGCCAGCCTCGGCCGGGTGTTCGCCGGCTGGCTGATCGCGGTGGTCGTCGGCGTCGGGCTGGGCACGCTGCTCGGCCGCTCCCGCACCGGGATGGACTACTTCGGGCCGCTGATGGCGTTCATGCGGGCCATCCCGCCGCCGGTGCTGGTCCCGGTGTTCCTGGTGCTGCTGGGCATCGGCACCGAGATGCAGATCACCGTGATCGTCTTCGGCGTGATGTGGCCGATCCTGCTCAACACGGTGGACGGCGTGCGCTCGGTCGACCAGGTCAAGGTGGACACCGCCCGGTCGTTCCGGATCCCGCGCTCGCACTGGGTGTTCGGCGTGGTGCTGCCCGCCGCGACCCCGAAGATCTTCGCCGGGCTGCGGGTGAGCCTGTCGCTGGCGCTGGTGCTGATGGTCGTCTCGGAGCTGGTCGGCTCCACCAACGGCATCGGCTACCGGCTGATCTTCGACCAGCGGGCGTTCGACCTGCCCGCCATGTGGGCGGGCATCGTCCTGCTGGGCGTGCTCGGATACCTGCTGAACACCCTGCTGCTCGCGGTGGAGCGCCGCGCGCTGAGCTGGCAACCGTCGGCGAACGTAGTCGGAGGCTGAATCGTGAAGACCGAAACCAAGACCATGCTGGAAGTCTCCGGGCTCGGCCACCGCTACGGGGGCGCGAACGGCCACCAGGCCATCGCCGACCTGACCTTCCAGGTGCGCACCGGTGAGCTGGCCTGCATCGTCGGCCCGTCCGGCTGCGGCAAGTCGACCATGCTGCGCTCCATCTCCGGGCTGATCAAGCCGACCAGCGGCAAGGTGGAGCTCAACGGCTCCCCGGTCAACGGCGTGCCCGAGGACCTGGCCGTGGTGTTCCAGGACTACAGCCGCTCGCTGTTCCCCTGGCTGTCGGTGCGCTCCAACGTGGAGTTCCCGCTGCGCTCCCGCGGCGTGAGCAAGGCCGAGCGGCGCGAGCGCGCCGACGAGGTGCTCGAGTGGGTGGGCCTGTCGGCGGCGGCGAAGAAGTACCCGTGGCAGCTCTCCGGCGGCATGCAGCAGCGGGTGTCGATCGCCCGCGCGCTGGCCTGCCGCCCGGCGCTGCTGCTGATGGACGAGCCGTTCGCCTCGGTGGACGCCCAGACCCGCTTCGAGCTGGAGGACCTGCTGCTGCGGGTGCGCAAGCAGTTCGACAGCACGGTCCTGCTGGTCACCCACGACATCGACGAGAGCATCTACCTGGCGGACCGGGTGTTCGTGCTGTCGAAGTCCCCGGCCAGCGTGGTGGCGGACCTGGAGATCCCGCTCGGCGACGAGCGCGACCAGATCACCACCCGCGAGTCGGAGACCTTCGTCCACCTCCGCAGCGAGGTGGCCCGCCTCCTCGACGTCCGCACCGCCGCGGCCCCCAAGCCCGCGCCGGAGGCGGCGGAGGAGCCGGAGGCATCGGAGCCGGAGGCCGAGGCGGAGTCGGAGGCCGACGAGAAGCCTGCGGAGGCGGCAGCCGACGCGGCGGCGGAGTCCGATGTGGACGAGCAGAAGGCCGACGCCGATGAGAAGTCCGCGGACGACGCGGAGAAGTCGACGGCGAAGCAGTGGGCGGAAGCGGAGCAGGCCGAAGCGGCCGAAACCGCCAAGCGCAACTGACGAAACAGCCGAAGGGCGCCTTCGACCGGCACAACCGGATCGAAGGCGCCCTTCGCGTTCCCCGACGGAGCCGGGGCGACATCACCGCTCGAACCGACCGGCCTTCACAGCGCCGATGAACGCCGACCACTGCCCACGATCAGCCACGAAGAACCCGGCGGCGCGGTCCTTGGTATCGCGCACCGCAGCGCCATCGGCTAACGCACCGACCTCGACGCATGCGGTGTTGTTGCTTGAGTAGCGAGACTTGCGCCAGTTCAATGGCTCCTCGCTGGCACGACGAGCTCCGTGACGTGACAAGCCGTGAGTACTTTGGGGTGTCATAGCACCACAAAGTACTCACGGCAACATCCTCACCGAACGAATCGGTCGGCCTTCACAGCGCCGATGAACGCCGACCACTGCCCGCGATCAGCGACGAAGTAACCAGCGGCGCGGTCCTTGGTATCGCGAACCGCAGCGCCGTCGGCTAACGCACCGACCTCGACGCAGTTGGTCTGGTTTCCGCTGTAGCTGGACTTGCGCCAGTTTCCGACCTTGTTCATTCCGCACGCTCCATGTCGTCAGCGATTTGCCTGATCAGCGCAGTGGTGAGGTCCACGCTCAAGGCATCTCCGCGGAGAGTATCCGCTGCAGCCTGGTAGTCCCGGACGTCGTTTGCGTCAGTGATGGTCGTGCTCGAACGGTAGTGCTCAAGGTGCACGACCGGCTTCGCACGGTCGAACTCGATCAACACGAACGGCCCCTCCAGCGCTGGCGAGTACCGGCAGTCGATCGGGATCGCATGAATGCTGACGTTGTCCCGCCCAGCCCATTTCTCGAGGTGGCGGAGCTGGTCGAGCATCACGCCACGGTCACATGGCGGGTAGCGCAGCGCGTGCTCACCGATGAAGGCGACCAGCTCCACCGGGTTTCGACGCGTAAGCACGTCTCGTCGGCCGAGCCGGAAGGTCACCCGCCGATCGGCCTCTCCACGTGTGGTTCCGGAGCCGATCATGATCGACCGCGCGTAGTCCGCGGTTTGCAGAAGTCCAGGAACGAGCAGCGGTTGGACATCGGTGATCGTTCGTGCGGTTCGCTCGTACTCGGTCAATGCCGCTAGCTGACGATCAACACCCGGAGCCACCCAGTTTGGATCACCGGCGTCCTTGGCGAGTTGCAGCAGTCGCTCGCGCACTTCACCAGTCACACCGAGGATGCCCAGAACGGCACCGGCGTCGGCCTCGCTCGGCGTGAGCTTGCCGTTCTCCCAGCGCGATACGTGAGTGTGCGAGCGCCCCAACTTCGCGCCGAGCGCTTGCATCGACATCCCGGCCGCTTTGCGCGCTGCACGCAGCTCTGCTCCGAGCTGTCTCGCTCGCGGTGTGTCAGCGGTGCTGGCCATGCCCGAATCCTAACGACGCCCCTCACCTCGATCACGATCACGCGATCGTGCAATTGCCAGCGCTGTGCATGCACATCCATTCTGTGCATGCACAAAACGATGATCGAAAGGTGAATCGATGTACCCGTTCCACTGGGTCCCTGCTGCTGGGCAGCGGCATGCGAGTACCGATCGGCGGCCGGAGGGAGCTTTGGCGTATCCCAGCGGGACTTCCGTGACGACGTTGTGCCGGGAGCAGGTCATCGCCGACAACTCCGAGATCGGCTGGCTGTGGCCCACCTGCGACAGCTGCAACACCGAAGCGCACCGGATCGCCCGGGAACTCCCCACCACCTCGACCGGACGGAGCATCTGACATGGCCACCGCACTGCCCGGCATCATCATGATCACCGCAGGTGTCGCGTTCTACCTGCTCGCGATCTACTGGAACACCCACCGCCCGCAGCACTCCGGCAGCGGCGAAGGCGCCCTGACGGTGCACCAGCTCATCGCCCACGTCGAAGCCGAACGCCGCCAACGCGAACGAACCGGCCGCCACCGCCTCCGCGAACCCGGCCCCCAACCACCACCGTCCACTCCGGACGCTCCCCCACCACTCGAACTCCACCACCGCGCCCACGAAGCGCTCCGCCACCTGTAGCACCGCGCGATTTCCCGCGAAATCGCCCACGAGCCAGAGCCCGGCCGCAGCATGCCCCCGACCACGCGGCCAGGGCTCTGCCGGCCGGTCGGCGCAGCGCCCCTCCCCGACGCGCCGACCGGCCACCCCCGTTCAGAATCCACCCGGTGAACGGCATCCAACGCGAAAAGCCCGTGAGTATTTCGTGTCGCTATGGCAGCACAAAACACTCACGGGCCCTGTGCAGGCGGAACCGCATGTCGGCCGCTGGCGCTGCGTTGGCGCCGCCGCGCAGCGCCTATGCGCCGAGGTGCGTTCGTGCGGCCTCGAGTGCTGTGTCGAGTGCCTGGTCCGCTGGGACGGGTACGTCGGGGACCACTCCGACGCCTTCCCAGTTGGTGCCGGTGACGCTGTTGATGGTCCGGGCGGTCGGCACGGTCACGAGGATGTGTTCGGTGACCGCGTGGCGGGCCGTCGGGTGCGCGCCGCCTCGTGTCGTCTCGCCGATGAGCTCAGCTCGGCCATGCGCCTGGAGGGTGTACGCCACGTCCTCGCCTCCGGAGAACGTGATCGCGCTGGTGAGCACGTAGACCGGACGGCCCGTGTAACGCGGCGCAGGCAGGTGCGCGATCGTCCAGTACTGCCGCGTGATGCCGGTGGACCGCTCGTAGATGTCGTTGAGGTGCACTTGGTCGTCGTGGAAGAAGTAGCTGCACCACATCGCAGCGCCTTCCGGTGCCCCGCCGTGACATGCGCGGAGATCCAGGATGAGCGCGGAGCTGCCGACGACCAGTTGCATTGCCGCGCCGATCGCAGCGGCACCCTCCTCAGCGGAAGCAATGCGCCGGACGTCGATGAGCCCGATGTTCCCGTCCAAGTGCTCGACGCGGCGGATCCCCTGGTTCTCGGCCCTGAGCAGTGCGAGGAACGCGGCCTGTCCCCCGTCCTCGTCCGCCGGTTCCAGAGACTGGGGCTCGTCCGACCAGAGCAGCCGCAGATGCTTGTCCGGACATGCCTCCTGAAGGTGAGCGGTCACCGCCTCGCACAGGGCGGGCCCGTCCAAGTCGGCGTACTCACCGGCTGCGAGACGGCGCCGGATCGCGCCGTCGATGTCCACGACCTTCTCGGGAAAGACGTACCCCGCCTCGATCCGATCCAGAGCTTGCCCGACTACCTGTTCACTTGTAAGCACAGCGGGCAATGCTAGATCGCCGACCGGCCACCCCCGTTCAGAATCCACCCGGTGAACGGCATCCGACGCGAAAAGCCCGTGAGTGTTTTGTGTCGCTATGGCAGCACAAAACACTCACGGGCCCTGTGCAGGCGGAACCGGTGATCAGTACAGGTAGCGCTGGTTCGGGTCGACCTTGACGTGGAGGAGGGTCGGGCCCTGCTTGTCGGTGGCGAACTCCTCGGTGAGGGCTTCGGCCAGCTCCTCCGGGGTTTCGATCAGCTTCGACGGGCAGCCGAGGCTGGTCGCCAGGGCCGTGAAGTCGATGCCGCCGAGCTCCACGCCGGGCAGCTTGGCGCCGCCCGCCGCCTCGCCCAGGACCGCCACCGCCGCGTAGCGCGAGTTGTCCATGATCACGAAGGTGACCGGCGCCTGCTCGCGCACCGCCGTCCACACCGACTGGATGCCGTACATGCTGGAGCCGTCGCCCAGCAGCGCCACCGTGCGCCGCTTCGGGTCGGCCATCGCCACGCCGACCGCCGCGCAGATGCCGTAGCCGAGCGCACCGGAGAAGCCGGTGAAGAACCCGCCGTCGGTCGACCGGATCGGGAAGTGCTCGTGCAGGTCGTTGCGGTGGCTGGGCGTCTCCTCCACCACCGCCGCGTCCGCGGGCAGCGCCTCGGAGATCGCGTCGAACACGTAGGCCGCGCTCAGCGGCGTGGCCGCGACCGGCTTCTCCGGCCGGGCGTAGGTCTGCGGCGCGGGCCGCTGCACGTCCTCGACCTGCGCGTTCACCTGCTGCACCGCGTGCGCCAACGTGCTCAGCACGCCGCGCCCCTGGCGGGCCCGGGCCAGCACCTCCGGGTCGTCGTGCACCAGGAACATCTCCGGGAGCTCGACCTCGCTCTCGCCGCGGTACACGTGGTAGGTGAACGCGGGCGCGCCCCACACCACGACCAGGTCGTACTCGGCCAGCTCCGCGGTGAGCGCGCGCTGCTCGGGCTGCAGGAACCCGGCGAACTGCGGGTGGTCCTCCGGGAAGGAGCAGCGCGGCGACATCGGCGCCACCAGCACCGCCGCCTTCGACTTCTCGGCCAGCTGCACCATCTCGTCGACCGCCTGGTCGCCGTCCACCGCCGGGCCGACCACGAACGCCGGGCGCTCGCAGCCGCGCAGCGCCTCGACCAGCTCGGACACCGCGGCCGGATCCGGCGCGAAGCCGGGAGTGCGCGGCCGGGCGGGCACCGGGACGCCGGGCTGGTCCCAGTCGTCGGCCGGGATGGACAGGAACACCGGGCCGTACGGCGGCGTGGTGGCCAGCTGGTAGGCGCGCACCAGCGCGGCGGGCACGTCCTCGGCGCGCGCGGGCTCGTAGCTCCACTTCACGTACGGCTGCGGGAAGTTCGGCGCGTCGGTGGCGCCGAGGAACGGTTCGCCGAACATCAGGCTGCGGGTCTGCTGGCCCGCGGTAATGATCATCGGCGTGCGGTTGCGGTAGGCGGTGAAGATCGCGCCGAGCGCGTGCCCCACCCCGCCCGCGGAGTGCAGGTTGACCAGCACCGGCTCGCGGCGCGCCTGCGCGTAACCGTCGGCCATCGCGACCACCGCGGACTCCTGCAGGCCGAGCACGTACCGGAAGTCGTCCGGCCAGCCGGTCAGGAACGGCACCTCGGTCGTGCCCGGGTTCCCGAACACGGTGGTCAACCCGAGTTCCCGCATCAGGGTCCGGGTGATGTTACGGACCGTGCGGTCCTCGCTGCGCATCGAAGCCTCCCTCATCATGCGAACAACCCCGCTCACCTGCGAGGTTGTCCCTGCAACGAGAACACATCAGGCAGGTCTGAACCAGATCGCGTTGGTCACTGGGCGGATTCGCAGAGGGCCGAGCTGGGCTCTTCCCGCACGAGGTGTCCGAGACCACCCGGTGGCCCCGCGCGGGACCACCGGGTGGGACTTCTCAGGCGGTCTTCCAGCAGATGGTCAGGGCAGGCTCGTTCCAGACCATGTAGTACTGGTCGGGGTCGCCCTCGGCGCACTCGGGAGGACCGCTGGCGTTGTCGGCCACGGCGGTGATCCGGTGCTTGGCGTCCGGATCCGTGCAGGGCACCTTGACCTGGAGCTCGGTCGGCGAATCGGTCCGGCAGTCCCCGACCGCGACGTCCGGCACGAGGCACAGCACGTAGTCGCCGGGCTTTTCCGCCGAGTCGTAGTCATCGCCGCAGCTGGCGCGCCCGTCGAGTTGCTTGGCGACCTTGAAGTCGGACTTCGACGTCCCGCAGGCCGCCGTTTCCCAGTCCGCGCGGGCCATGCTCGGGCTGGTGATGTCGACGCACTCGCCCACGGCGATCCCACCGCCGTCGAC
This portion of the Saccharopolyspora antimicrobica genome encodes:
- a CDS encoding ABC transporter permease, which encodes MTKTLRGLLGLLGFLLVWEAFSWSGTVPQQYFPPPSTVLMRLAELLGDRNFLLDVIASVLAWAISLGIAIAIAVPAGLLLGSIRSIRVATRSIIEFLRPIPSVALIPLAIVLVGAGPETKITLAVYAAVWPILFNTIYALDEIDPVMVDTARSFGLGRGRVMFTVALPNAAPFVLTGIRMSAAVALILVVSTEFLAGGSSGLGNFVLDASSGAGRMDLVMAGTLVAGIIGYLINEALELLHKRGLRWSTVDREAA
- a CDS encoding S41 family peptidase; protein product: MDSERGWPVGDLALPAVLTSEQVVGQALDRIEAGYVFPEKVVDIDGAIRRRLAAGEYADLDGPALCEAVTAHLQEACPDKHLRLLWSDEPQSLEPADEDGGQAAFLALLRAENQGIRRVEHLDGNIGLIDVRRIASAEEGAAAIGAAMQLVVGSSALILDLRACHGGAPEGAAMWCSYFFHDDQVHLNDIYERSTGITRQYWTIAHLPAPRYTGRPVYVLTSAITFSGGEDVAYTLQAHGRAELIGETTRGGAHPTARHAVTEHILVTVPTARTINSVTGTNWEGVGVVPDVPVPADQALDTALEAARTHLGA
- a CDS encoding ABC transporter substrate-binding protein — its product is MSPVHRALPRRSLLKLAGGAVTAGALLGTSGCGLLGGSQGDSGGNDLVEKQNLRVGALPINDLAPLHLAVKNGYFQEVGLNVEIVNANDGSAALASTIGGDYDITYSSYVPFFTAQASGTAPLRIVADCASATPNSTVIMTSPKTSIRKPQDLTDKKIAISGPGTITELLVKATLDAHGVDFSKAELTPVPFMNMPAALDQGRVDAAIVTEPFLTMAARNGAIPVVDTATGPLEDLPLTGYGATAKFVDEHPKTVAAFQKVMDRAVAEAQDRSKIEPLLPEFAKIDKETAAIITLLKFNSHADATRLQRVPRLMKQFGFINTDINVEEMIVTPKA
- the mdlC gene encoding benzoylformate decarboxylase, producing MRSEDRTVRNITRTLMRELGLTTVFGNPGTTEVPFLTGWPDDFRYVLGLQESAVVAMADGYAQARREPVLVNLHSAGGVGHALGAIFTAYRNRTPMIITAGQQTRSLMFGEPFLGATDAPNFPQPYVKWSYEPARAEDVPAALVRAYQLATTPPYGPVFLSIPADDWDQPGVPVPARPRTPGFAPDPAAVSELVEALRGCERPAFVVGPAVDGDQAVDEMVQLAEKSKAAVLVAPMSPRCSFPEDHPQFAGFLQPEQRALTAELAEYDLVVVWGAPAFTYHVYRGESEVELPEMFLVHDDPEVLARARQGRGVLSTLAHAVQQVNAQVEDVQRPAPQTYARPEKPVAATPLSAAYVFDAISEALPADAAVVEETPSHRNDLHEHFPIRSTDGGFFTGFSGALGYGICAAVGVAMADPKRRTVALLGDGSSMYGIQSVWTAVREQAPVTFVIMDNSRYAAVAVLGEAAGGAKLPGVELGGIDFTALATSLGCPSKLIETPEELAEALTEEFATDKQGPTLLHVKVDPNQRYLY
- a CDS encoding LppU/SCO3897 family protein, which codes for MTQPPQFGQHPQQQPQWGQPPQQQWGQPQQPVPPQGYSQQPPMPPHGYPQQQPIPPQGYPGGPPPQGYPGGPAPQKSGAGKKILGVVGTLGLGIVGVVVLALLRSVDGGGIAVGECVDITSPSMARADWETAACGTSKSDFKVAKQLDGRASCGDDYDSAEKPGDYVLCLVPDVAVGDCRTDSPTELQVKVPCTDPDAKHRITAVADNASGPPECAEGDPDQYYMVWNEPALTICWKTA
- a CDS encoding DUF397 domain-containing protein — translated: MNKVGNWRKSSYSGNQTNCVEVGALADGAAVRDTKDRAAGYFVADRGQWSAFIGAVKADRFVR
- a CDS encoding zinc finger protein yields the protein MYPFHWVPAAGQRHASTDRRPEGALAYPSGTSVTTLCREQVIADNSEIGWLWPTCDSCNTEAHRIARELPTTSTGRSI
- a CDS encoding helix-turn-helix domain-containing protein; this translates as MASTADTPRARQLGAELRAARKAAGMSMQALGAKLGRSHTHVSRWENGKLTPSEADAGAVLGILGVTGEVRERLLQLAKDAGDPNWVAPGVDRQLAALTEYERTARTITDVQPLLVPGLLQTADYARSIMIGSGTTRGEADRRVTFRLGRRDVLTRRNPVELVAFIGEHALRYPPCDRGVMLDQLRHLEKWAGRDNVSIHAIPIDCRYSPALEGPFVLIEFDRAKPVVHLEHYRSSTTITDANDVRDYQAAADTLRGDALSVDLTTALIRQIADDMERAE
- a CDS encoding sensor histidine kinase produces the protein MLNNDPDTGADAPPGATRTKNWWLRNWRLRYKMAAVLLVPTLAALAVGGIRVYDGLTTQTRLSTIVEQVELAQQAADLTHELQRERDFAVVFTTVKGTAGGQKAADDYAAQSRKVDAAVSTLSGFEDRVGEFSPEVRESYESAMHRVGSLGALRGTINANFTSPQTLVVYNSVVDNLLQINRTVATAAVNTQVSQTARASEALGRAKEQLAQQRSILLSAALRDRFLTGQTEAMRAADARFEAAYSEFLNSANSEQQALYAARVAGAAVDTTEQIEQTALITAERDQSASLGVPAQAWGGAAGERTDLVRSVEESVLTDFHEDATELADSAWWALIRDSALLALLLVVAFGVAAFIARSMLRPLRTLRYSALEIAQQSLPDAISRVNENPSTASQVTVPPVPVHTNEEIGQVARTFDTVNQQALRLASEQALLRNNINDLFVNLARRSQTLVQRQLSLIDRLEQDEQDPDQLSSLFELDHLATRMRRNNENLLILGGTDLTRRMMRPVPLNEVLGAAVSEVEQYARIAVVDTLDLAIQGRVVNDFVHLVAELLENATVFSNPDTEVTVRAAYRRQELVIEIRDRGVGIDAEEIDDINERLTRPPEIDVAVSRRMGLFVVGQLSRRHDIRVELQNNDGLEGGATATVRLSGEFVVQITPDGPMPMPDMPRGRGDERRDSLGETGTHLGLAAAFGGRSAEPPTERAPLPQLSLDQPTAFTPEPEPEPEPEESGTELSTQYSVTLSSGDSFGATDVPRWEDEQAPAADDVRAEEWPSDEIPNGQCGVPASPADLFHSPFEAEKTAKFTPTEFPSELDEPAHNGSALNGSTPERAADNGTRQDAFPDTFAHEGSPVQGTPGPSSAFADDEPRGASWEMDDAPTQRLPIYEAVLSQWFRESDGDDSPLGAEAKPTPPAPSPAAEPEPVAEPVAEPVAEVPRTTAPDPGWGGADVGWKAAEALLQSPEVQETTAAGLPKRVPKTNLLPGSVTPRSSQAPRRKPAAPRSADAVRGRMANFQQGVKRGRHSKAEPVSTEPRSNPSRPEEQE
- a CDS encoding ABC transporter permease — encoded protein: MSKLQGFLRRWLVFIIAIVLWELATRFAQNPFFPPPTRILEAAGEKWFSGPASSLFLTDEVFSDLLASLGRVFAGWLIAVVVGVGLGTLLGRSRTGMDYFGPLMAFMRAIPPPVLVPVFLVLLGIGTEMQITVIVFGVMWPILLNTVDGVRSVDQVKVDTARSFRIPRSHWVFGVVLPAATPKIFAGLRVSLSLALVLMVVSELVGSTNGIGYRLIFDQRAFDLPAMWAGIVLLGVLGYLLNTLLLAVERRALSWQPSANVVGG
- a CDS encoding DUF397 domain-containing protein, which encodes MNWRKSRYSSNNTACVEVGALADGAAVRDTKDRAAGFFVADRGQWSAFIGAVKAGRFER